TGGTTGGCATCCTGTGGATGCAATTGATATGACTGAAGGAGATTTAAAATGGATTGAAGAACTTTCCGCCCATCCAAAAGTAGTCGCCCTTGGGGAAATGGGTCTTGATTATTATTGGGATAAATCGCCAAAGGATATTCAAAAGGAAGTATTTCGTAAACAAATCAAACTAGCAAAAAAAGTAAAACTTCCAATTGTTATACACAACCGTGAAGCAACTGCTGATGTTATGGAAATTTTAAAAGAAGAGGGTGCTGAGGAAGTAGGAGGTATTATGCACTGCTTCAGTGGAAGCCCTGAGATTGCAAAAGAATGCGTGAATATGAATTTTTATATTTCCTTAGGTGGTCCAGTAACCTTTAAAAATGCAAAAAAACCAAAGGAAGTGGCGGCAGAGATTCCATTAGAGAAGTTGCTAATTGAGACAGACTGTCCATACCTAGCTCCCCATCCTTTTCGTGGAAAGCGTAACGAACCAAGCTATGTAAAATTGGTTGCGGAAGAAATTGCAGAAATAAAAGGGATCTCATTTGCAGAAATTGCTGAAGTAACTACAAGGAATGCAAAAAAACTATTTGACATAAAATGACACGAATTTTGAAAAAAACAGGCGAAGTTTGTCCTGTTTTTTTCTTTTAACAAAAAGTTCTACATTCCTCCCTTTTCTCATAGGATAACCATGTCGATAAGTTTCCCTTTGCAATCTATCCAACATTAGGCATAATTAGTAATACATTCAGGTAAATGCAAAGGTTGACAGTTGATAGTTAAGTTCTTTATAATCACTCTCAGGAAAAGGAGGCGTTTTTCATCGTATTCAAAAACATGAAAAATCTGTTTTCTAAGTCTTTGAGAAATAAAAAATGGACGATTATTTTTGCTAGTTTTGTAGTTTTTGCGGCAACTTTAGGGATTCTTTTCAATGAGGGATCGAAAAAGAGTGTGGCACTAACGCTTAATGGTCAAACAAAGATCATCAAAACACATGCAAATACCGTTCAAGATTTATTAAACGAGTTGCATGTTGTGACTCGCTCACAGGACTACTTGTTTCCCAAGAAAGGCTCTAAGTTGCAGGAAAACTTGAAAATTACTTGGAAACAAGCAAGACAGGTTCGCATTGTAAAAGACAACGAGAAGAAAACGGTCTGGACAACAGCCAACACGGTTGGAGATCTCTTAAAAGAGCAGAAAGTGGTTTTGAACGAACATGATCAAATCTCACCTGGATCGCAAGATGCAATCAAAGATAAGATGAAGATTGAAATTAAGGTAGCAAATCATCTTACTCTGGTTGACGGCGGAAAACAACAACATCAAGTATGGTCCACTTCGACTACGGTCGCTGACTTTTTAACACAACAGGGTATTAAACTTAAACAATTAGACCGAGTTGAACCATCATTATCTGAGAAAATCAGAGAGAATGGTGTTATTAACGTCATTCGAGTAGAAAAAGTCACCGATGTAGTGGAAGAACCAATACTATTTGCCGTAGTAACAAGGAAAGATAGCAGTTTAGCAAAAGGAAAAGAAAAGATTGTCTCGAAAGGGCAGCAAGGGCTTGCCTCAAGAAAGTTTGAAGTAATTCTTGAAAATGGCAAAGAGGTTTCAAGGAAGCTAATTAGTGAAAATAAGGTTAAAGAAAAGCAGGATAAAGTAGTAGCTGTAGGAACGAAGGAACTGGCCCAACAGGTTTCGCGTGGCGAAGGAAGTAATGGAGAAGAATATTATGTAAATACAACCGCTTATACAGCTGATTGTAATGGCTGTTCAGGGAATACAGCAACGGGTATTAACCTTCACGCTAACCCAAATTCTAAAGTGATTGCTGTTGATCCTAGAATCATTCCATTAGGAACAAAAGTCTATGTGGATGGCTATGGATATGCGGTCGCTGCTGATACGGGATCAAATATAAAAGGATTTCGAATTGATGTTTTCTTTTCGTCCAAAGCAGAAGCCTATCGCTGGGGTACTAGAAAAGTAAAAATTAAGGTTCTAAATTAATCTTATCTTTCCATGCAGAGGATCTTTCCTCTGCATTTTGCTTTGGATGGAAAAGGGAAAAGGGCAGAGCGTCGCAAAATAAGTAAATTTAATCTGAGCAAAAATACATTCTTCACTAACAATAAAGTGATGGTTACATTGTTCAAATTGAATAATTAGGTTAGTTTGTTCTCTACATTTGTATTTTTAGAATCGTTGATAGTGGCTCAAGTTATTTTGCTTTTCCAGCCTTTTTCTTTATACTAACAGCAAAAGGGTTGTAATTGTTCGGAGTAAAGCTTCTAATTCAATGTATGAAGGTTTTCAGTATTATAGACGATGGACATTACAAAAATGTTTCAATTTCTTTTCAATTTTGAATTTTTTTATATGTGGAGGAATTATGCGAATTAAAGAAATTATTGTGGTTGAAGGAAAAGATGATACAACAACCATAAAAAGAGCAGTGGATGCTGATACAATTGAAACAAATGGATCTGCATTGAATCAGGAAACAATCGAGAAAATAAAATTAGCTCAAGAAACGAGGGGCGTCATTATTTTTACGGATCCTGATTATCCTGGTGAAAAAATTAGAAAGGCAATTTCTGCACAGGTTCAGGGCTGTAAACATGCCTTTTTGGCAAAAGAAGATGCGATAAGTAAAAAAGGTAAGGGACTTGGAGTTGAACATGCCGACCCTAAAATGATTAGAGAAGCATTAAAGGATGCACAGTTAATGCACGAAACTATTTTAGAAGAAATGACCCAGGGCGATCTCGTAACGGCAGGTCTTGTTGGTGGCGATAAAGCAAAGGAACGAAGGATAAAACTCGGTAAGCTTTTGAAAATTGGATATACAAACGGAAAGCAGCTGCATAAACGTCTAATGATGTTTCAAATTAGCAGGCAGGAATTTGCAACTGCACTCACTGTAATACTTCAGGAGGAAGAAAATGCATAAAGATATTGCTACCCCTGTGAGAACTAGAGGTATTCTTGAAAAATACGGGTTCTCCTTTAAAAAGAGTCTTGGTCAAAACTTTCTTATTGATACAAACATATTGAAAAAAATTGTTCATTTCGCACAAATGGGAGAAGGCACTGGAGCGATAGAAATTGGCCCAGGAATTGGAGCACTTACAGAACAGCTTGCCCGAAGCAGTAAAAAGGTTGTTGCCTTTGAGATTGATCAAAGATTACTCCCTATTTTAGCGGAGACACTTTCTCCTTATTCAAACGTCAAGGTCATTCACCAGGATGTCTTAAAGGCGGATGTGAAGGAAGTTATAAAAGAAGAGTTTAAAGAAATTGAAGACCTAGTGGTTGTTGCGAACTTGCCTTATTATGTAACCACACCGATTATTATGAAGCTTCTCGAGGAACAGCTTCCTATACGCAGTATAGTCGTGATGCTTCAGAAGGAAGTAGCAGACCGAATTTCTGCAAAGCCTGGTACAAAGGATTATGGTTCTCTTTCAATCGCCATTCAGTATTATATGGAGGCTGAGATAGTGATGATTGTTCCGAAAACAGTGTTTGTTCCACAGCCCAATGTGGATTCAGCTGTTATTCGGTTGACGAAAAGAGAAAAGCCTGCAGTCCAAGTTAAAGATGAGGATTTCTTTTTTCAGGTAACAAAGACAAGCTTTGCACAAAGAAGGAAGACTTTGTTGAATAATTTGACAAGTGGGCTTCAAGATGGAAAGCAAAAAAAGGATGAGATCCTAGACGCATTACATAAGAGTGGAATTGACCCGTCTAGAAGAGGAGAAACTCTTTCTCTTGAAGAATTTGCGCGATTAGCGGATGAATTATATGCAAACTTTCACTAGTTTTTGACTGTCTCGCAAAAGTAGCCTAGCCCGCTAAGGGCTGGGCTACTTTCGTTTTTGTGCGCTAATCGGTGAATTTTCTTTATTTCGATTGGAGTGGTACTCCAAAGAATGTCACAAATAAGTACGTGGTTGCATAGCCTATGAGAGGTACTTTATTTGAATGGCCTTTTGTCTGGTCTTATTGGAGTGACTTCGGTGAATATTAAGTTGATGGATGTTGTTGCTAGACGGTCATATAACTGTGATATTCTGTTTCGAGTAATTGATATTGGTGAACGAAATGGTCAAAAATTTGCAGTCCTTTATGGGGAAGATTTCCGCCTTGTAGCAGACTCTCCATATGACGATTTAATTGTGATTAATCCAAATGAACGGGTGAAGCTTACACAGGAATATAGATCTATTGAAGAACAATCCTTTAGACTTTTTACCCAGGATGTTGATTTGTTAAAACAAAGACAGGAATATGAAGTATCTGGAGGATATGCAAAACAAACAAATTATTTTCAAATACCAGGTAAAGTACTTCATTTAGATGGAGATCCAGCTTATTTAAAAAAATGTCTTACTTTATATGAAAAAATTGGTATACCTGTTTTTGGAATACATTGTAGTGAAAAAGAAATGTCCAGTAAAATAGGTCAGCTTCTCGACTATTACCGCCCTGATATACTCGTTATAACAGGTCATGATGCCTATTCAAAGGCAAAGGGGAAAATTAATGATATCAACGCTTACCGCCATTCGAAACATTTTGCAGAAACGGTAATTGAAGCGCGGAGAAAAATCCCCCATCTGGATCAATTGGTTATTTTTGCTGGTGCATGCCAATCGCACTTCGAATCCCTTATTCAAGCAGGGGCGAATTTTGCAAGTTCGCCATCCCGAATTAATATCCATGCATTAGATCCAGTCTATATCGTAGCGAAAATTAGTTTTACGCCCTTTATGGAAAGAATTAATGTCTGGGATGTATTGAGGAATACCTTAACCGGGGAGAAAGGTCTTGGTGGAATTGAAACAAGAGGGGTATTAAGAACAGGGATGCCATATTTGCCAGTACATGAAGAATAGAAAAAGCCTTTAAAGGAATATAAAGGCTTTTTTTGTTATGTACCCTACATATTCCATTCAAAATAAGGCAAATCTAAATATGTTGAAAATTTGCAGAAAAAGAAAGGAAAAAGTTATTGACAAACTTTTTGTTGGACTGATATAATTTAAGTTTTTGTTTGACATAACTGTGTCAGTGTGTTATACTTTACATAGTGAGGTGGACCAAATGCCGAAGACCTTAGCCGATATTAAATTGGGGCTCGACTCGAATTTAGGGAAAAGACTATTGCTTAAAGCAAACGGAGGACGTAGGAAGACGATTGAGCGTTCCGGTGTTTTAGCTGAAACTTACCCTTCTGTTTTTGTAATTGAGTTAGATCAAGATGAAAATGCATTTGAACGTGTTTCATACAGCTATGCTGATGTGTTAACAGAAACAGTTCAAATTACCTTCTATGAAGATGCAACAGGACATGTAGCGTTGAGCTAAACATAAAAACCTTAGCTGGCAGTAAACGAATCGGTTTGCTGCTTTTTACTTTTTCCGAGGTTTTGTTACCACTTATTTTTGATGAAAACCTAACATATACTTTAAAGAAAATTCGCCGATTGGTGACCGCATAAAGGCGATGACAGAGATGTAGTTGCCCTTATTCGCTAGCAGAATTTATGGATATAAATTCTGATTAACTAAAAAAGATATCTACAGATTCGTAAAGAACAACATGAAATAGGACCCCCTTTTGCATACTAAGAATGTCGTGAATGTTGAAAGGGGTTGTTTAGATGGGCAGAAGAAGAGGTGTCATGTCTGATCGTTTTAAAGAAGAGCTTGCCAAAGAGCTTGGTTTTTATGATGTCGTCAAAAAGGAAGGTTGGGGTGGTATTCGAGCAAGGGATGCGGGGAATATGGTCAAACGTGCTATCGAACTCGCTGAACAACAGTTGCTCAAGTCCAGGTAAGACCACTATCCTTTAGCGTAACAATGCTCACTTCTTAATGTTTAAACAAGACATTCATCACGACGAGGTCAGGGATAATTCCTGACCTTTTTTTCGTTTCCTTGACGTGCTAATATATATATTTTGAATAGCATTTTTGGTGAGGATGTCTTACATTTCGCTTTTTGTGGTAAAATAGGACAAAATGTGGATTGCGGAAATTTCAAAAGTAGGTGAGTTTGAGTGAAGCTTGTGGTAAAAGCGCCAGCTAAAATTAATCTTTCATTAGATGTTCTATATAAACGTCCAGATGGTTATCATGAAGTCGAAATGATTATGACAACGATTGATTTGGCTGACCGGGTTGAACTGACATTATTAGATTCAGATAAAATTAATATCCTTTCGCACAATCGTTTTGTTCCAGATGACCAGCGGAATTTGGCATATCAGGCAGCGCAACTTCTTAAGGAACGGTACCAAGTTAAAAAGGGTGTTACGATTACGATTGAAAAAAATATTCCTGTTGCAGCAGGATTAGCGGGTGGATCGAGTGATGCAGCAGCAACGTTAAGAGGCCTTAATAAGCTGTGGAAGCTTGGTTTAACATTGGATGAGTTAGCGGTAATTGGGTCTGAAATAGGTTCGGATGTTTCCTTTTGTGTATATGGGGGAACAGCTATTGCCAAAGGGCGGGGAGAGAAGATCGTAGAACTTCCACCCCCACCGACATGCTGGATAATCCTAGCGAAGCCATTTATAGGAGTGTCGACGGCAGAAGTGTATCGTCGTCTCGATTTAACAGGGATGATGCATCCTAATTTAGATGAGATGATTCAAGGGTTAGAGAATAATAATTATCAGAAGGTTATAAGTCATGTTGGAAACGTTCTTGAAGATGTAACGTTACATCTTCATCCTGAGGTGGCCCAAATTAAAGATCAAATGAAACGTTTTGGCGCTGATGCCGTTTTGATGAGTGGAAGTGGGCCAACGGTTTTTGGAATGGTACAGCATGATTCAAGAATGCATCGAATTTATAATGGGCTTAGAGGGTTTTGTGATCAAGTATTCGCAGTTCGAATTCTTGGAGAGCGCTATCCACTTGATTAAACCCGTACATTAATGATATATTCCTTTTATAATATTCGTCTTTTTTGGAGGTAAAACATGAAATTCCGTCGCAGTGAACGTTTGATTGATATGACGAATTATTTGCTTGAGCACCCGCATCAACTTGTATCCTTGACCTTTTTTTCGGAGCGGTATTCGTCAGCAAAATCGTCAATCAGTGAGGATTTGGTAATCATTAAAGAGACATTTGAACAAAGGGGTATTGGATCACTGCAGACAGTTTCAGGTGCTGCGGGGGGAGTTAAGTTCTTTGTAAAGGTCGGTGAGGAAGAGGCGAAGTTATTTGTCCAAGAACTTTGTGGACTAATTGCCAACCCTGATCGCCTTTTGCCCGGAGGATATTTATATTTAACAGATATTCTTGGAAATCCAACAATTGTTCAAAAGGTGGGTCGAATGATTGCCTCTGCTTATGCGCGTTCTAAGATCGATGTTGTAGTGACGGTTGCGACAAAAGGAATTCCTATTGCCTATGCTGTTGCTCGTCATTTAAATGCGCCTGTGGTCATTGTCAGACGCGACAATAAGGTAACAGAAGGACCAACAGTAAGTATTAATTATGTATCTGGTTCAGCAAAAAGAATTCAAACAATGGTATTGTCTAAGAGGAGCCTGGCAGAAGGTTCAAAAGTTTTAATTGTAGATGATTTCATGAAAGCTGGCGGAACCGTAATGGGAATGATTAGCTTACTAGAGGAATTTAATGCAAAAGTGGCTGGAATAGCTGTCTTAGTTGAAGCAGAAAAAATCAACGAACGACTTGTAGATGAATATTTATCCCTTATCCAGCTATCAGATGTTGATGTGAAGGAAAAAACAATTAGTGTTCACGAAGGAAATTATTTTTCTGCACATCGGGAAGTCTAAATATGCAAAACGAACAAGGTGTTAAAATATAATAAACAAAAATGAAGACCGATATAAAAATTTAATTATTTGTGGAGGTACATTATGAAGGCTGTTCAAACAAAACTAGCTCCTGCTGCCATTGGGCCGTATTCTCAAGGAATTATTGTCAATAATCTTTTTTACAGCTCAGGGCAGATTCCATTGACTATTGATGGGAACATGATTGAAGGCGATATAAAAAAACAAACAAGACAGGTTTTCCAAAACTTAGAGGCTGTATTATCTGCTGCAGGTTCATCGTTTGATCAAGTTGTCAAAGCAACAGTGTTTATTAAAGACATGAATGAGTTTGCAGCTGTTAACGAAATTTATGGGGAATACTTTGTTACTCACAAGCCTGCAAGATCATGTGTAGAGGTAGCCCGCTTACCTAAAGATTCTTTAATAGAAATTGAAGTAGTAGCCCTCATTAAATAATCGACGGTTTTTTCCTTTTTTTTCAAAAGTTCACTATTTTGCCCTTTTTTTCTAGAAATTTTTATGTAAATAAGAAGGAAATTAGAAATTTCTGTTGAATTTAATAACTAGATTTCTATCTTGGAAAAAGGGTGTGGACACATGGAGGTAACTGACGTAAGATTACGGCGTGTAACTACGGATGGGCGCATGAGAGCAATCGCTTCAATCACATTAGATAATGAATTTGTTGTTCATGATATCCGCGTGATTGATGGAAACAATGGCTTATTTGTGGCGATGCCAAGTAAGCGCACTCCTGATGGGGAGTTTCGCGATATTGCGCATCCCATTAACTCAGGAACACGCAGCAAAATTCAAGAGGCAGTTTTAGCTGAGTACCAACGCTTAGGTGAATTAGAAGTAGAATTTGAAGAAGCTGGAGCTTCATAAAACTTTTCAACAGGGGCCTACCTTTAAAGTAAGGCTCTTTTTATTGTTAAGGAAATTTTAAAATAGGCTTTTGGATTTTTTTGTAAAAAAAGAACATAATTAAGCATAAGCACTCATTATTTTTCGCTTATTCCTCCAGTGCTAGTCAAGGCTAAACAAGGCGCTTGGCCTTTTTTAATTTGCCTCGTTAACTAACAAATCCTCTTACACATAAATAGTCCCACCAAAAAAAATTTATACCAATTATAGGCTCTTTGCTTTCTATCCTTGAAATAAGTGAGCATTTAAGATAATATTTTTAGTGGATAAAAAGGTAAAATTGGAGGCTAGTTCATGTCTAATCGTTATGCCGTAATTTTAGCTGCAGGACAAGGGACCCGTATGAAGTCTAAACTTTATAAAGTGCTTCATCCTGTCTGTGGTAAACCGATGGTACAACATGTTGTTGATCAAATCGAAAAGCTTAACATACAAGAAATAGTTTCCATTATTGGCCATGGAGCGGAAAAAGTGCAAGCACAGCTGGGTGAACAAAGCAAATATGTCTTGCAAGAACAACAGCTTGGGACGGCTCATGCAGTTAAACAGGCAAAAGAAATTCTAAATGGAAAAGAAGGTATAACCATTGTTATTTGTGGAGATACTCCTTTAATTACATCAGAAACACTTGAAGCTCTATTTAAACAGCATGTAGAATTATCTGCAAAAGCAACGATTTTAACTGCCAAGGTAGATGATCCGACAGGATACGGCCGTAT
The Neobacillus sp. PS3-40 genome window above contains:
- a CDS encoding TatD family hydrolase — encoded protein: MLFDTHAHLNADQFSEDLEDVISRAQDTGVSTIVVVGFDRPTIKRAIELADKYEFIYASVGWHPVDAIDMTEGDLKWIEELSAHPKVVALGEMGLDYYWDKSPKDIQKEVFRKQIKLAKKVKLPIVIHNREATADVMEILKEEGAEEVGGIMHCFSGSPEIAKECVNMNFYISLGGPVTFKNAKKPKEVAAEIPLEKLLIETDCPYLAPHPFRGKRNEPSYVKLVAEEIAEIKGISFAEIAEVTTRNAKKLFDIK
- a CDS encoding ubiquitin-like domain-containing protein, with the protein product MKNLFSKSLRNKKWTIIFASFVVFAATLGILFNEGSKKSVALTLNGQTKIIKTHANTVQDLLNELHVVTRSQDYLFPKKGSKLQENLKITWKQARQVRIVKDNEKKTVWTTANTVGDLLKEQKVVLNEHDQISPGSQDAIKDKMKIEIKVANHLTLVDGGKQQHQVWSTSTTVADFLTQQGIKLKQLDRVEPSLSEKIRENGVINVIRVEKVTDVVEEPILFAVVTRKDSSLAKGKEKIVSKGQQGLASRKFEVILENGKEVSRKLISENKVKEKQDKVVAVGTKELAQQVSRGEGSNGEEYYVNTTAYTADCNGCSGNTATGINLHANPNSKVIAVDPRIIPLGTKVYVDGYGYAVAADTGSNIKGFRIDVFFSSKAEAYRWGTRKVKIKVLN
- the rnmV gene encoding ribonuclease M5 encodes the protein MRIKEIIVVEGKDDTTTIKRAVDADTIETNGSALNQETIEKIKLAQETRGVIIFTDPDYPGEKIRKAISAQVQGCKHAFLAKEDAISKKGKGLGVEHADPKMIREALKDAQLMHETILEEMTQGDLVTAGLVGGDKAKERRIKLGKLLKIGYTNGKQLHKRLMMFQISRQEFATALTVILQEEENA
- the rsmA gene encoding 16S rRNA (adenine(1518)-N(6)/adenine(1519)-N(6))-dimethyltransferase RsmA, yielding MHKDIATPVRTRGILEKYGFSFKKSLGQNFLIDTNILKKIVHFAQMGEGTGAIEIGPGIGALTEQLARSSKKVVAFEIDQRLLPILAETLSPYSNVKVIHQDVLKADVKEVIKEEFKEIEDLVVVANLPYYVTTPIIMKLLEEQLPIRSIVVMLQKEVADRISAKPGTKDYGSLSIAIQYYMEAEIVMIVPKTVFVPQPNVDSAVIRLTKREKPAVQVKDEDFFFQVTKTSFAQRRKTLLNNLTSGLQDGKQKKDEILDALHKSGIDPSRRGETLSLEEFARLADELYANFH
- the yabG gene encoding sporulation peptidase YabG, producing MNIKLMDVVARRSYNCDILFRVIDIGERNGQKFAVLYGEDFRLVADSPYDDLIVINPNERVKLTQEYRSIEEQSFRLFTQDVDLLKQRQEYEVSGGYAKQTNYFQIPGKVLHLDGDPAYLKKCLTLYEKIGIPVFGIHCSEKEMSSKIGQLLDYYRPDILVITGHDAYSKAKGKINDINAYRHSKHFAETVIEARRKIPHLDQLVIFAGACQSHFESLIQAGANFASSPSRINIHALDPVYIVAKISFTPFMERINVWDVLRNTLTGEKGLGGIETRGVLRTGMPYLPVHEE
- the veg gene encoding biofilm formation stimulator Veg; the encoded protein is MPKTLADIKLGLDSNLGKRLLLKANGGRRKTIERSGVLAETYPSVFVIELDQDENAFERVSYSYADVLTETVQITFYEDATGHVALS
- a CDS encoding small, acid-soluble spore protein, alpha/beta type — its product is MGRRRGVMSDRFKEELAKELGFYDVVKKEGWGGIRARDAGNMVKRAIELAEQQLLKSR
- the ispE gene encoding 4-(cytidine 5'-diphospho)-2-C-methyl-D-erythritol kinase; amino-acid sequence: MKLVVKAPAKINLSLDVLYKRPDGYHEVEMIMTTIDLADRVELTLLDSDKINILSHNRFVPDDQRNLAYQAAQLLKERYQVKKGVTITIEKNIPVAAGLAGGSSDAAATLRGLNKLWKLGLTLDELAVIGSEIGSDVSFCVYGGTAIAKGRGEKIVELPPPPTCWIILAKPFIGVSTAEVYRRLDLTGMMHPNLDEMIQGLENNNYQKVISHVGNVLEDVTLHLHPEVAQIKDQMKRFGADAVLMSGSGPTVFGMVQHDSRMHRIYNGLRGFCDQVFAVRILGERYPLD
- the purR gene encoding pur operon repressor, which codes for MKFRRSERLIDMTNYLLEHPHQLVSLTFFSERYSSAKSSISEDLVIIKETFEQRGIGSLQTVSGAAGGVKFFVKVGEEEAKLFVQELCGLIANPDRLLPGGYLYLTDILGNPTIVQKVGRMIASAYARSKIDVVVTVATKGIPIAYAVARHLNAPVVIVRRDNKVTEGPTVSINYVSGSAKRIQTMVLSKRSLAEGSKVLIVDDFMKAGGTVMGMISLLEEFNAKVAGIAVLVEAEKINERLVDEYLSLIQLSDVDVKEKTISVHEGNYFSAHREV
- a CDS encoding RidA family protein, which gives rise to MMKAVQTKLAPAAIGPYSQGIIVNNLFYSSGQIPLTIDGNMIEGDIKKQTRQVFQNLEAVLSAAGSSFDQVVKATVFIKDMNEFAAVNEIYGEYFVTHKPARSCVEVARLPKDSLIEIEVVALIK
- the spoVG gene encoding septation regulator SpoVG, whose translation is MEVTDVRLRRVTTDGRMRAIASITLDNEFVVHDIRVIDGNNGLFVAMPSKRTPDGEFRDIAHPINSGTRSKIQEAVLAEYQRLGELEVEFEEAGAS